The genomic window GCCGTCGGCCTCGGCCTGGGCGCGCGTGCCGCCACCCTGGCGGCGCTCGGCTGCACGCTGGGCATGCTCCCGCAGCTGCTGCTCGCCACCTTCGGCCTGTCGGTGATCCTGCAGGCCAGCGCCACCAGCTTCCAGGTCGTCCGGCTGCTGGGCACGGCTTACCTGCTGTTCATCGCCTGGCAGGTTTTGCGCGGCAGCGGCGCGCTGGCGCTGGAGGGCACCGACCGCCCGCGCAGTACGCCGCAACTGGTGGGCACCGGGCTCTGGCTGAACCTGCTCAACCCCAAGCTCGGGCTGTTCTTCCTGGCCTTTCTGCCGCAGTTCGTGCCGCCCGGCAATGACGACGCGCGGACGCTGTTTCTGGCGCTGGGCCTGGTGTTCGCGGTCATGACCTTCGTCGTGTTCATCGGCTACGGGCTACTGGCCGCCTGGGTGCGGGACTACGTGATTTACCGCCCGCGGGTGATGAGCGTGATCCGCTGGTGCTTCGCCCTGGCCTTCCTCGCCCTGGCGCTGCGCCTGGCCCTGGAGACGATCGTCCTGGCCTAGCCGACCAGCCCCGCGCCCATGTTGATTGCCAACCCGAGGATCGCGGTATTGAACAGGAAGCCGATCACCGAGTGCGCCAGCACCACCTTGCGCATGGCCCGCGAGGCGACCTCCACGTCGGACGTCTGCACCGCCACGCTGAGGGTGAAGGCGAAGTAGAGGAAGTCCCAGTAGTCCGGGTTCTGCTCACCCTCGGGGAAGCGCAGCACCGGCTGCGCCGCGTCCGTCGAATAGAACTGGCGAGCGTAGTGCATGGTGAAGGTGACGCCGATGAGAAACCAGGAGCCGAACACGGTGCTGGCGGTGAAGGCGTAGCGGATGATCCTGTCGCTGCCGCCGGCATCCCCGGCAGTGGCCAGCTCGACGATGATGGCGCCCAGGCTGGCGACCGCCGCCACGGTGACCAGTACCAGCACCGCTTCGGCATTCTCGTCCTCGATCTCGGCCAACCGGCGGACATCCGCCGGCTCCGCGCGCAGCGCCAGCCAGCCGATCAGCAGCACGTAGAGCCAGGCCATGCAGTTCCAGCCCAGCAGCACGCGGGTCATGGGCGCGAGCGGATAACTCGCCAGCGCCACCAGCAGGCCGACGACCACGGCGCTGACCAGGCGCGGATGGGTCCGCAGCAGCGCCCGGTTCAGGCGCAGCATGCCATGCGGTCCAGTTCGGCGGCGGCCAGGTGCGCCACGGCCAGGTCGCTGTCGGCGGCCATGCCGTCGTCGAGGAACCAGGCGGCGGACAGCCCGGCGAACGCCAGCACCCACTCCAGCAACCGCCGACGGTCGAGGCGCGCGTGTTCGACGATGACGTCCAGCTGACGCAGGAAGCGCGTGCGCTCGCGGGAGGTGGGCAGGTCCGGGTTGCACAGCAGGTTGGCGTAGTCGAACAGACGCTCGCCGTAAAGGCGCTTGGGGTCGATGGCCAGCCAGCCGCGCGCGGCGAAATCCAGGACGTTGTCGTGGTGCACGTCGCCATGCAGCACCCGGCGGTCCTGCTCGCTGGCCAGCAGCGCCTCGGCGGTGTCCAGGCAGCGCGGGAACAGCCCGCCGTAGCGCCTGGCGGCCGGCGCCAGGTCGCGGAACCATTCGCGCAGGCCGAGCAGATCCGCCGGCGGCTCATCGCGCGGCCAGTG from Pseudomonas sp. GCEP-101 includes these protein-coding regions:
- a CDS encoding DUF1345 domain-containing protein, which translates into the protein MLRLNRALLRTHPRLVSAVVVGLLVALASYPLAPMTRVLLGWNCMAWLYVLLIGWLALRAEPADVRRLAEIEDENAEAVLVLVTVAAVASLGAIIVELATAGDAGGSDRIIRYAFTASTVFGSWFLIGVTFTMHYARQFYSTDAAQPVLRFPEGEQNPDYWDFLYFAFTLSVAVQTSDVEVASRAMRKVVLAHSVIGFLFNTAILGLAINMGAGLVG
- a CDS encoding LysE family translocator; this translates as MNAEFLLTAFVVVLLPGTGVLYTLAVGLGLGARAATLAALGCTLGMLPQLLLATFGLSVILQASATSFQVVRLLGTAYLLFIAWQVLRGSGALALEGTDRPRSTPQLVGTGLWLNLLNPKLGLFFLAFLPQFVPPGNDDARTLFLALGLVFAVMTFVVFIGYGLLAAWVRDYVIYRPRVMSVIRWCFALAFLALALRLALETIVLA
- a CDS encoding aminoglycoside phosphotransferase family protein produces the protein MPLPAPVPVDFERVLRLWCLTPEGEPIITPSSHLLPVRWMGRAAMLKRALDVEEQGGCRVMSWWCGEGAAQVFAYDGDSILMERAEGTHSLMHMALNGEDDQASRILCDVVRRLHWPRDEPPADLLGLREWFRDLAPAARRYGGLFPRCLDTAEALLASEQDRRVLHGDVHHDNVLDFAARGWLAIDPKRLYGERLFDYANLLCNPDLPTSRERTRFLRQLDVIVEHARLDRRRLLEWVLAFAGLSAAWFLDDGMAADSDLAVAHLAAAELDRMACCA